Part of the Drosophila santomea strain STO CAGO 1482 chromosome 2L, Prin_Dsan_1.1, whole genome shotgun sequence genome is shown below.
CACGCTCCTCCACGACTTGATACATGATGCACTGCAGCTGTTTGCGCAGTCCTGGCGGAATGCCAGCTTCTTCTACCCGGACAGGATGGCGGTGCCGCGCATAACCTGCGACTTTGCCGCATCCGGAGGTCGCACCTGGGCCATGGGGCGCTATCTGGCACGGCTCATGAAAGGGGTAAGAACTACTTACTTGCAGCGTAATCCGGAAAATCGTGCCGTTAATCGGCGAGGTGTGTGTTGCAGACTTCCGGCGTGAGCAACACGAACTTCCGGACCAGTATCCTGCAGTTCGACGACGATGGCCAGCGGATAACGTTCAACATCGAGGTGTACGACCCCTTGGACGGCATTGGCATGGCCATCTGGGATCCACGGGGTCAGATAACGCAGCTCAATGTGGACGTGAAGGTGCAGAAGAAGATGGTTTACCGGGTGGCCACCAGAATTGGCCCGCCATACTTCTCCTACAACGATACTGCGCGGGAGCTGAATCTCACGGGCAACGCCCTCTATCAAGGATATGCCGTGGACCTCATCGATGCCATTGCCCGGCACGTGGGATTCGAGTATGAGTTCGTTCCCGTGGCAGATCAGCAGTACGGAAAGCTGGACAAGGAAACCAAGCAGTGGAACGGCATCATTGGCGAGATAATCAATAATGTAAGTAATAGTTACTTGGGGCTCAGTATGTAACATACACTGCCCTCCTAGGACGCACACATGGGAATCTGCGACCTGACCATCACCCAGGCGCGCAAAACCGCAGTGGACTTCACGGTGCCCTTCATGCAGCTGGGTGTCAGCATCCTCGCATACAAGAGTCCGCATGTGGAGAAGACACTCGATGCATACCTGGATCCTTTTGGGGGAAAAGTCTGGATCTGGATTCTCATATCGGTGGTGGTGATGACCATCCTCAAGACCATTGTCGCGCGCATCTCCAAAATGGACTGGGAGAACCCGCATCCGTGCAATCGGGATCCCGAGGTGCTGGAGAACCAGTGGCACATCCACAAcactggctggctgactgtGGCCTCCATCATGACAGCAGGATGCGACATCCTACCGCGAAGTCCACAGGTGAGACTCCCAACTCCCAAATGAAACCTGGTCAAAACACTAAAACTAAGCCTGTTCCCAGGTGCGAATGTTTGAGGCCACCTGGTGGATTTTCGCCATCATCATAGCCAACTCCTATACGGCCAACCTGGCTGCGTTTCTGACCAGCTCCAACATGAAGGGCAGCATAACCAACCTGAAGGATCTGAGTGGCCAGAAGAAGGTCAAGTTCGGCACCATCTACGGCGGCAGCACGTACAATCTCCTGGCCGAATCCAACGAGACCGTCTACCGCCTGGCCTTCAACCTCATGAACAACGACGACCCATCCGCCTACACCAAGGACAATCTGGAGGGAGTGGACCGCGTGCGGAAGAATCGAGGCGACTACATGTTCCTGATGGAGACCACCACCTTGGAGTACCATCGCGAGCAGAACTGCGACCTGCGCTCCGTGGGCGAAAAGTTTGGGGAGAAGCACTACGCCATCGCCGTTCCCTTCGGTGCGGAGTACAGATCCAACCTGAGTGTGGCCATCCTGAAGCTGAGTGAGCGGGGCGAGCTGTACGACCTCAAGCAAAAGTGGTGGAAGAACCCCAATGCCAGCTGCTTCGAGGAGCCCGATCCCGACGCCACTCCTGACATGACCTTTGGCGAGCTGCGCGGCATATTCTACACGCTCTACGCCGGAATCTTAATCGCCTTTCTCCTCGGCATTACGGAGTTTTTGCTCTACGTGCAGCAAGTGGCCTTGGAAGAAAGGGTATGACTATCTCCCAGATATTTGATCACATATTGAAACTTATCACATTTTGCTCACAGCTCAGTTTTAAGGAAGCCTTCAAGAAGGAGATCCGCTTTGTGCTGTGCGTGTGGAACAACAGGAAGCCCATCGTGGCCGGCACTCCACTGTCCAGTGTGCGGACGACACCGCGCAGATCCTTGGATAAGTCTCTGGATCGCACTCCCAAGTCGAGTCGCCGCGTTGTGATCGGTCGTTCCTCGGAGGAGATGCGCGAAATGGCCCAAGGATCTGGTTCCTCCTCGGGAAGCAACAACGCAGGCAGCGAACAGAAGGAGGCGCGGGTTTAAACGCCCAAGgattattttaatgtttaatataaaaacttcttttatgtacattttatttcCTAAAAGATTTGTGTACCCAGGTaagaattaaatatatttatgatttgaTTGAGCTAGTCAGTGTTCGCTCAGTGCCGAATGAACTGCCTCCGATGAAAGCAACGCCCATCCACTGAGCCGTAATCAATTTGGAGCTCCTTTAAGCTTGAAATTACTTGGCGGGGGATGCCCTTGTGATACCGCGGGCAACACGAGATGTCGATGCTGGAAGTTAGTGCACGGTTCGGTGGCCAACTGCATTAACCCTTGCTCCTCGTCCTTGGGCGCCGTTCTCAGTTTATTGTTGCCGCAGTCGAGCTGCTGGCAAGGAGAACGAGGAGAACGAGGCGATGCTGTTTCAGCTTGTCAATTGCGTTATTGGACCTTATTGACATTTTATATCCGGCAACTGACGAACACGAACACGAACACGGACTCGCTCCCCATCGcgaaaattatttaagcagCTGCAGGCGAGATGAGCGCCAAACGGGAGTAGAACAGCGGGGAGcaggatggaggatggaggatggaggatgaaggacgaaggaccaaGAAGCTCCTGCTGCGGAGATTGCTGTGTCGTGTTGGGTAGCCTTTGGCCCTTGTTGGTTTGTGTAAAATGAGCAGCAATGACAACGGCAGCGCCAGTTCCAGCaccaaaaaacaacaacaagatgTTGCCCGCTGACAATATAGAGTGCTGTGCACTCGGAAAAACTAAGGGGAACTTAGCAATGTGAATTTGATTTTACATAACCTAAGTATTTTATATGCTGCTGTATTACAATCCATGTGAATGAGAAATTTTAAGGGAACTTTTTTGAAGGAAGATCTCACAGCTACGTCCCAAATGTCTCCATGCTTCTCTCAATAATTTTCCACAGTGTAGAGCGTCGCCTGCCGCCAGATCACATTGCATTCCATTCCACTCCGTGGCGAGTGTCATTTGCTAGccgtttgtttgtctgctccGCAGTTCTGTGtgttcaatttttaattattttgtagtGAAGTGGCTTCAGCTTCGACTGCCGAGCTACGTGAGCCATTCGAGTTGTCAACTGGGAACGGCGGGCGGAGgctgaggatgaggatgaggatgtggcTACCAGCACAAGAGTCTCCACAGATCCGCTGAATTTGGCGGACGTTGGGTAAAACCCAACACACTTGTTGAGCCCGCAATGAGTTTGCGGCATGCGCAGTGGCGAGCTGATGGCCCAAATCCACCACCGATGGCCAATGGCTGAGTTCGCAGCCACAAAGCGACAAGTTCCACAGCCTGCGAAAGGGGTGGGATGTGGGATGCAGCCCAAGGACGAGGAGCCAGGGACTTGGGATGAAGGACGAGTCTTATACGGAAGGCGCGGGATGTCATTTGTTAATGCCACGCACGTAAGCAATTTCCGCACGAAAGCGCATTCCTTGAGCCTTTAATGTACTTTTTGATGTTAACAAATTTTTTGAACATTTGTTGTTGACTGAGGGAAAGGGGCAGATGTTCATGAACTGAATCTTAAGTTGCGAGCTGAGTTGATCTGCGGTTTTTCGGCGGCATTTGCTATTGGGTATGAGTGATTAGAGTcgcataaacaaattaataagTGGGCGACATCTGCCATTCGGGCGGATGAGCCCGTCCAATCAGGTGGCACATTGCAGCATGATGCTGCGGTGGACAGCAAGGCGGCGCCCAACGAAGTGCAATCAACACCTCGCCACAGTTATAAATTGAGCAATTTTCCACTTGGGAAAATTTATGAGCTGCAGCCGTGGTGTAAATTGTGGCCAGACCGAAGTCGGATTCGCATAAGCTGCCAAGTCCATAGGGCAATCGTTCGACTTCGACCCTTTGCCGCCTGACAGGCAATtcagacggacaaacggacaagcGAACGGACAAACGAACAGACAAGCGGACAGACACACGTGTGGACTTCATGGGCTTCACTGCACCCGGGCACTCACTTTGCGGCCGCAATTTCTtgagcaaattgaaattctCAATTCTCGTGGTCGTTTCCGCTTCGCCGGAGGTACGGAGGTAGGAGCAATCCAGGGGAGCTACGAGCGCTATTAGCCGGTATAAATCTTGCAGGACTATCTGGGCAATCGCCGTATGCACTCGGTGTCTAACTTGTATGGGAAATTGCCggcaacatttttaattatcagCTGGCAGGGCAGCGAACGGGGCCATGAGTTCCGCCAGATATATTGCGGCAAATTTACGCGAATTGGCAGAGGACTTTGCCTCTTTTATACCCGTAAGCAGCATGTGTGGCTTAAATCTTCtcaaaatgtagtttattGCAACAGCACAATGTGCGAAAAAGAATCTATATGTCCTTTGCCTGTATCGCATACATTTTAAGGCGTTTTGTAATTCAATAAACTTTGAGTTCGTTGTAGGTTTGTATACAGTAAAGGATTATAAATCTAATGGATATTAAGGTGTGCATGATATATTGTACAttcaatcaatcaattcagagacttttctttttcattgaTAGGCGACTTTTGAGATTTTAAAGCGTAGCTTATGGAAAACCAGTACCACCCACCTAAACTCATAAGACTGAGTACTTGCGTGTCCTGTGAGCAGGACCTGTCTTCAGTTTGCCGTGGCCTTGTTTGTTTACTTGCTCGCCACAATGCACTTGACTGCCAGCTGGCATCTTGGCATCCGGAGCGTCCTGTTGTTCGGCCTGTTTGTCTTTGCGCAAAGTGGCCGGCAGTTGTGTGTCTCTGGGTCGTGTTTGGTGGACAAATAGTGCCCAGTTATGCAAATGATGATGGACTCCCTACCCTTTGGACAACAGGACCTCTGCCACAAACGCACTGCTCATAAATACAGGCATTTGCCGCAGAGTTCAATTTTCCGCACAATTGAGGGTCTCACATTACTCAGGGCGAGGAAGTTCGCGCACGATCGCTGGCTGCACacatttaaaaagaaaaacaattgcCGAAAAACCATTGCAATTTTTCGTCGAAGGGGCAAAGACAACAGCCATGAGCAAATAATCGCAGGCGAAACTGGAGtaaagtggagtggagtggagcgCAAAGAGCAAAGAGCAAACAGCAGCGAACCGCAagacggaaacggaaacgcgTCACCCAGCGTCGAATTCGCACTCGTCCTGGCAGGACCTCCCGCCACCCGCTCCCCCCCTCTGCTGCCTGCTATTAGATATTTATTTCTGCGGATGTTTGCTGTGTCGCTGTCTGTGTGGAAGCGCGCATATTTGCACATGTTTCGCATTTGTATTCCATGCGTTATTGAGCTGAAAATTGATGCACATTACTTACTCTATTGAATTACACATTAGCCCCGACTCAGTCGGCAGTGGCAGCTGGAAGGGCACTGGGAAAAATCGGGTGGTACCTTGGCATATGCAACAGCTCACTGTTCAGGAGTAAGTTTGAAACAAGCTTGGAAATAATGGGTATATGAGTGCAGAAGTACAGAAAGTACATTACTAAAAGTAACACTTATTTCTCACAGTGCATACTTCTAGCTGGCGCTGaagctcctgctgctgcagctgcatctCCGCCGCTCGTTGgccaataaataatttgaaaataacaaaataacaaagtgAAACAAAGGACATGCCGCCGAAGTGCGCTACAGCGAAATCAACGTCGCCCCAGGCGTTGCAGCCTTCGATAGACAGCgaccccgcccccttttcccaCGCCCCCTTCGCCGCTTCGCATCTTCTATTGAATTATGCATGTGTGCAAGTATGTGACCACCGCCCCCCCTCGAACCTCCCTCCACCCTCTGCACAGGGACCATAAATTGTACAactaaatacaatttatttctCGTCGTCGCTGGTGACCCGTGTATTTTATACGTGCCCAACCCCCTTCACCCCTTTCGCCTCTTTTACCCCTCCACCCATGACCACCATGGTTATTTATGCGctcccccttttcccctgCATTTTTCCACCGCCGGCAGTTGTTTTTCATTCG
Proteins encoded:
- the LOC120458643 gene encoding glutamate receptor ionotropic, kainate 3; translation: MKANCFGNSSVHSVHSVHWPQMFVGNSRAAGMWQRILVLLCMWSAFLVCRSRGQQINIGAFFYDDELELEKEFMAVVNAINGPESEQTVRFYPLIKRLKPEDGSVALQEQACDLIDNGVAAIFGPSSKAASDIVALVCNSTGIPHIEFDISDEGIQAEKPNHQQTLNLYPAQAILSKAYADIVQNFGWRKFTIVYDADDAKAAARLQDLLQLREVHNDVVRVRKFQKDDDFRVMWKSIRGERRVVLDCEPSMLVELLNSSTEFGLTGQYNHIFLTNLETYTDHLEELAADNETFAVNITAARLLVTPDPPPYSLPYGYVTQRDSIVYESNDPPRTLLHDLIHDALQLFAQSWRNASFFYPDRMAVPRITCDFAASGGRTWAMGRYLARLMKGTSGVSNTNFRTSILQFDDDGQRITFNIEVYDPLDGIGMAIWDPRGQITQLNVDVKVQKKMVYRVATRIGPPYFSYNDTARELNLTGNALYQGYAVDLIDAIARHVGFEYEFVPVADQQYGKLDKETKQWNGIIGEIINNDAHMGICDLTITQARKTAVDFTVPFMQLGVSILAYKSPHVEKTLDAYLDPFGGKVWIWILISVVVMTILKTIVARISKMDWENPHPCNRDPEVLENQWHIHNTGWLTVASIMTAGCDILPRSPQVRMFEATWWIFAIIIANSYTANLAAFLTSSNMKGSITNLKDLSGQKKVKFGTIYGGSTYNLLAESNETVYRLAFNLMNNDDPSAYTKDNLEGVDRVRKNRGDYMFLMETTTLEYHREQNCDLRSVGEKFGEKHYAIAVPFGAEYRSNLSVAILKLSERGELYDLKQKWWKNPNASCFEEPDPDATPDMTFGELRGIFYTLYAGILIAFLLGITEFLLYVQQVALEERLSFKEAFKKEIRFVLCVWNNRKPIVAGTPLSSVRTTPRRSLDKSLDRTPKSSRRVVIGRSSEEMREMAQGSGSSSGSNNAGSEQKEARV